From a single Alloactinosynnema sp. L-07 genomic region:
- a CDS encoding EAL domain-containing protein — protein sequence MDRAELARRWATALNRVVYVARSRDDIERGLGDLVARLSACLRAGADQSAAVDIGGELVRTGFTRADCLRVSIDVLGPGLSEMEGLPAKRVVPTLAAMAAGFTEGTRDRLFSDQEDIRSAFVRAKENVERDLQASEARFQDVFATSALGMLITDLGGGVVRANEAMEQMLGYKPGTMFRKRLDLIFHPDEARFLRSRYVELVDAEYESVRERTKFLRADGEIAWVRVSVTLLRDRDGIADHHVTMVEDVSDLHLIEQKLSFQTTHDLLTGLSNRQSFESKLEELLAGGQVTVFHIGLDDLVGVNTGLGRDAGDRLLQVSTSRLKSIIGADAILARLAGDEFAFVVRGIPDVAALAAEVNDSLAEATYVDGQGIASTATVAVYPAPASTDPADVLRATETTLRRLRGQGRRQWGLVDATVDDPLRAQSRLAAAIPGAWENGELEVDYQPVVDLCSGELVAVQALLRWDSPVHGKFTHSCCREILADSGLGVHVDQWALGAAAERLTDWPKAPRLYVDLSSELSADPDLVRTVRRALTPEGVTLGFPIAALADSQAEDNLDVLIDLGIQLVLTDFGAARGDLAAVEDYPVHGVRLAESVVARVGVAPDPKSLFVRSLVDLIPMVRSAGRTVLVGSVDTAAQAEWWAAAGADLAVGTHFGRPDSLANLLA from the coding sequence GTGGACCGTGCTGAGCTGGCCAGGAGGTGGGCCACCGCGCTGAACCGGGTCGTGTATGTGGCGCGCTCGCGCGACGACATCGAACGCGGCCTCGGGGACTTGGTGGCCCGGCTGTCGGCCTGCCTGCGCGCGGGAGCCGACCAGTCCGCCGCGGTCGACATCGGTGGCGAACTGGTGCGGACGGGCTTCACCAGGGCCGACTGCCTGCGCGTGTCCATCGACGTCCTCGGGCCCGGTCTGTCCGAAATGGAGGGTCTGCCCGCCAAGCGGGTGGTGCCGACCCTGGCCGCGATGGCCGCCGGGTTCACCGAGGGCACCCGCGACCGGCTGTTCTCCGACCAGGAGGACATCCGCAGCGCCTTCGTGCGGGCCAAGGAGAACGTCGAGCGCGACCTGCAGGCCAGCGAGGCGCGCTTCCAGGACGTGTTCGCCACGTCGGCGCTGGGGATGCTGATCACCGATCTCGGCGGCGGCGTGGTGCGGGCCAACGAGGCGATGGAACAGATGCTCGGCTACAAGCCGGGCACGATGTTCCGCAAACGCCTCGACCTCATCTTCCATCCCGACGAGGCACGGTTCCTGCGATCCCGCTATGTCGAACTCGTCGACGCCGAATACGAGTCGGTCCGCGAGCGCACCAAGTTCCTGCGCGCCGACGGTGAGATCGCGTGGGTGCGGGTGTCGGTGACCCTGCTGCGCGACCGCGACGGCATCGCCGACCACCACGTGACGATGGTCGAGGACGTCTCCGACCTGCACCTGATCGAGCAGAAGCTGAGCTTCCAGACCACCCACGACCTGCTCACCGGCCTGTCGAACCGGCAGTCCTTCGAGAGCAAGCTGGAGGAACTGCTCGCGGGCGGCCAGGTCACGGTGTTCCACATCGGACTCGACGACCTGGTCGGGGTGAACACCGGCCTCGGCCGCGACGCGGGCGACCGGCTGCTGCAGGTGAGCACGAGCAGGCTGAAGTCGATCATCGGCGCCGACGCGATCCTGGCCAGGCTGGCCGGGGACGAGTTCGCCTTCGTCGTGCGCGGCATCCCCGACGTCGCCGCGCTGGCCGCGGAGGTCAACGACTCGCTGGCCGAGGCGACCTATGTGGACGGACAGGGGATCGCGAGCACGGCGACCGTCGCGGTGTATCCCGCGCCCGCGTCGACCGACCCGGCCGACGTCCTGCGCGCCACCGAGACCACCCTGCGGCGACTCAGGGGGCAGGGCCGCAGGCAGTGGGGCCTGGTCGACGCCACGGTCGACGACCCGCTGCGCGCCCAGTCCCGCCTCGCCGCGGCCATCCCGGGCGCGTGGGAGAACGGGGAGCTGGAAGTCGACTACCAGCCCGTCGTGGACCTGTGCTCGGGCGAACTGGTGGCCGTCCAGGCGCTGCTGCGGTGGGACAGCCCGGTGCACGGGAAGTTCACCCATTCGTGCTGCCGCGAGATCTTGGCCGACTCCGGCCTCGGCGTCCACGTCGACCAGTGGGCCCTCGGCGCCGCGGCCGAGCGGCTGACGGACTGGCCCAAGGCGCCGCGGTTGTACGTCGACCTGTCATCGGAGCTGTCGGCCGACCCGGACCTGGTGCGCACCGTCCGCCGCGCGCTGACCCCGGAGGGGGTCACCTTGGGCTTCCCGATCGCCGCGCTGGCCGACAGCCAGGCCGAGGACAACCTGGACGTCCTGATCGACCTGGGCATCCAACTCGTGCTCACCGACTTCGGCGCGGCCCGCGGGGATCTGGCAGCGGTCGAGGACTACCCGGTGCACGGGGTCCGGCTGGCCGAGAGCGTCGTCGCCCGCGTCGGTGTGGCGCCGGACCCGAAGTCGCTGTTCGTGCGGTCGCTGGTGGACCTGATCCCGATGGTCCGCTCGGCGGGCCGAACCGTGCTGGTCGGCTCGGTCGACACCGCGGCTCAGGCCGAATGGTGGGCCGCGGCGGGCGCGGACCTGGCGGTCGGCACCCACTTCGGCCGTCCGGACTCGCTGGCGAACCTGCTGGCTTGA
- a CDS encoding SgcJ/EcaC family oxidoreductase, which produces METTTEDTRLAAIERVVAAVQHAQRNELVEEFVGLFRPDAIWTTGHGKRLIGRDEIAAFTRKVLPGAMTELLPSYEVEHVLFLRPDVAAVKVRQRYLDADGRQVGSAGSPLYVMTEEDGRWRLAACQNTEVVDP; this is translated from the coding sequence GTGGAGACGACAACTGAGGACACCCGGCTCGCGGCGATCGAGCGGGTGGTCGCGGCCGTGCAGCACGCGCAGCGCAATGAACTGGTCGAAGAGTTCGTCGGCCTGTTCCGACCCGACGCGATCTGGACCACCGGCCACGGCAAACGCCTCATCGGCCGCGACGAGATCGCCGCGTTCACCCGAAAGGTCCTGCCCGGCGCGATGACGGAGCTGCTGCCGAGCTACGAGGTGGAGCACGTGTTGTTCCTGCGCCCCGACGTCGCCGCGGTGAAGGTGCGGCAGCGGTATCTGGACGCCGACGGCCGACAGGTCGGCTCAGCGGGCAGCCCGCTCTACGTCATGACCGAGGAGGACGGCCGGTGGCGACTGGCCGCCTGCCAGAACACCGAGGTCGTCGACCCCTGA